In Flavobacterium enshiense, the genomic stretch AATGAGTCACAACGATTGGATACCCACACTATGTGCTATAGCCGGGGAGTCCGACATTATTGGTAAATGCCTGAAAGGTCATAAAGCCAATGGTAAGAATTATAAAGTACACCTTGATGGTTTCGACCAGTCGAAGTTTCTCACAACCGTTAATGGAACGGTAGGCCGGAATAATGGAGTGAAGAGCGCACGCAAAGTCTTTTTCTATACCGATGATGAGGCAGAACTGGTGGCCATGCGTGTAGGCGAATGGAAGATGACTTTTGCCGAACAGCGCCTGGCTGGTACGTTAGGTGTATGGGGAGAACCCTTCACAAAATTGCGACTGGTGAAGTTCACTAACCTGATGCAGGATCCTTTTGAGCGCGCTGATTTCACATCCAACACCTATTGGGACTGGACTCTTGACCATGCTCCACAGATGTATCTGGGCATGGAATACGTAAGCGGTTTTGCCGCATCCTTTAAGGACTTCCCTCCACGATCTTTTCCGCCGAGCTTTAATCCTGCAAATATTATTGAAGGTGAGTTAAGGGCTATTAAAGCCAAACAAGCACTTGAATTGAGTTTCCCTATGTTAAGACAGGATAAAAAGGCGCAGCCGACTGATGCAAAAAAGAAGAAAAAATAGATTGAATATCACTTTTAAAAATAGATCATTATGAAAAAAATCATCATCGCACTACTGTCTGTTATGTTACTTACAGTAGTAAACGTTAATGCACAATCTAAAAACGCTAAAGCACAATCTACTCCGGAGCAGCGTGCTGAAAAACTTACAACCTGGATGAAAGACAATCTCAACCTCACCGCCGAACAGATTCCGTTGGTGCAGGAACTTAATTTAAAGTATGCACGCATGAATGAGGAACTGAAAAACATGAGCGGGCCCAGAAACGAAAAAATGAAAAAGATTAAAAGCAATGAAGCGGCAAAAGAGGAGGAACTGAAAAAGATTTTAACACCGGAACAATTCCAAACATTCACAACAAAAAAGAGAGAGGTAAAAGAGGAAGTTAAAACCCGATATAAAGAGAAAAATAAAGGTTATTAGTTCTGAAATAAATAACGATTATCCGGTGACATAGATACATGAAAACATAATATGAAAATAAAAACTTTCTTATGCATAGCGGTATTGTTGCTTGGTGCATGGATAAAACAGGCAGAGACGGAGGAAACAGCTCAGAAAAAAATTTCCGACCCTCTGCCTTCATGGAATGACGGACCAACAAAACAAGCCATTATTAATTTTGTCAAAAAAACCACAACTAAAGGAAGCGTCGACTTTATTCCTACTGCCGACCGTATTGCTACTTTCGATAATGACGGAACCTTATGGGGCGAACAGCCCATGTATTTCCAACTAGCTTTTGCCATTGATCGTATCCGTGCCATGGCGCCTGAACATCCCGAATGGAAAAACCAACAGCCTTTCAAAGCGATTTTAGAGGGAGATATTAAAACGGCTTTGTCAGGTGGTGACCATGACATCCTCAAAATTATAATGACCACCCATGCCGGAATGTCAACCGATGAATTTTCAAAAACTGTAGATGAATGGATGCGTTCCGCAAAACATCCGAAAACCGGAAAACATTACAACGAAATGATTTATCTCCCGATGGTAGAGTTGCTTAAATATCTGCGCGCGAATGATTACAAAACGTTCATCGTTTCCGGTGGCGGGGTTGATTTCATGCGTGTGTGGGTGGAAAAAGCATACGGCATTCCGCCTTACATGGTGGTGGGCAGTTCCGGAAAAGTAAAGTATGAGGTTAGTAAAGACGGCCAGCCGAAACTTATAAAACTCCCCGAATTAAATTTTATTGACGACAAAGAAGGAAAACCTGTGGGCATTCATCAGTACATCGGCAAGCGCCCTGTCTTTGCTGCCGGAAATTCTGATGGAGATCATCAAATGTTACAATGGACTACAACTGCAACAGGCTATCCACGCTTCGGACTAATTGTTCATCACACCGATGCTGAAAGAGAATGGGCTTATGATCGTGAATCGCACATCGGTCAGTTGTCGAAAGGGTTAGATGATGCCGGAAAATATGGATGGGTTCTGGTTGATATGAAGAAAGACTGGAAGACTATATTTGCAAAGTGATACGAATGATAAACAGAATAGCATGACGATTTCAACAACTGAAAACCCGGTAATGACAAGTGGTTATTCCCATGTAAATGGAATAGCAATGTATTATGAAATATACGGACAGGGAAAACCACTTGTTCTTATTCACGGCGGAGGTTCTACCATTGAGACCACTTTTGGAAGAGTTATACCTCTCTTTTCTAAAGACCGCCAGCTCATTTGCGTTGAACTTCAGGCGCACGGACGGACAAGTGACCGAAATACTCCCATTTCATTTGAGCAAGACGCCGATGATGTTGCTGCACTCCTTAAAAACCTTGGCATAAGCAAAGTAGATCTATTTGGTTTTAGTAATGGTGGAAATACTGCATTACAAATGGCGATAAGACATCCGGAACTTTGCCATAAAATAGTGGCAGCTTCTCCACTACTCAAAAGAGACGGGGCATTTCCTCAGTTTTGGGAGTTTATGAAGAACGGAACATTTGAACAGATGCCACAACAATACAAAGATGCTTTTTTAATGGTCAATCCCAACATTACAAAGCTTATGACTATGTATGAAAAATGCGCCGAAAGGATGATAAACTTCAAAGAATTTTCAGACGAACAGATAAAATCAATTAAAGTT encodes the following:
- a CDS encoding HAD family hydrolase; the protein is MKIKTFLCIAVLLLGAWIKQAETEETAQKKISDPLPSWNDGPTKQAIINFVKKTTTKGSVDFIPTADRIATFDNDGTLWGEQPMYFQLAFAIDRIRAMAPEHPEWKNQQPFKAILEGDIKTALSGGDHDILKIIMTTHAGMSTDEFSKTVDEWMRSAKHPKTGKHYNEMIYLPMVELLKYLRANDYKTFIVSGGGVDFMRVWVEKAYGIPPYMVVGSSGKVKYEVSKDGQPKLIKLPELNFIDDKEGKPVGIHQYIGKRPVFAAGNSDGDHQMLQWTTTATGYPRFGLIVHHTDAEREWAYDRESHIGQLSKGLDDAGKYGWVLVDMKKDWKTIFAK
- a CDS encoding alpha/beta fold hydrolase codes for the protein MTISTTENPVMTSGYSHVNGIAMYYEIYGQGKPLVLIHGGGSTIETTFGRVIPLFSKDRQLICVELQAHGRTSDRNTPISFEQDADDVAALLKNLGISKVDLFGFSNGGNTALQMAIRHPELCHKIVAASPLLKRDGAFPQFWEFMKNGTFEQMPQQYKDAFLMVNPNITKLMTMYEKCAERMINFKEFSDEQIKSIKVPVLLVNGDQDVATSEHIVAMSKLIPDSKLAIIPGGHGEYIGEITTLSPDFKANEFIVPLIEKFLNEKPEA